DNA from Luoshenia tenuis:
CGCAAACCATCCGCCTGGCGGTGGAAGGGTCGCTCAAACGGTTGCGGACCGACCATATCGATCTGCTGTATCAGCACCGGGTGGACCCTGAGGTGCCCATCGAAATGGTGGCCGATACCGTAGGCCAGCTGATCAAGGAGGGTAAAGTGCGCGGTTGGGGCCTATCAGAAGCCGGGGCATCAACCATTCGCCGCGCCCATGCCGTCTGCCCGTTGACTGCGGTGCAAAGCGAATACTCCATGTGGTATCGGGAACCGGAAAAGGAGATTTTGCCGCTGCTAGAAGCGTTGGAGATCGGGTTTGTGCCCTTCAGCCCGCTGGGTAAGGGCTTTTTAACCGGACGCTTTGATCAGAACGCAAAATTTGAAGCAAACGACTTCCGCAACAGCATCCCCAGGTTTGCCGAGGAAAACTTGGCGGCTAATCTGGCCCTGATGGAGGAGATCACCGCGCTGGCTGCCGAAAGGGAGACCACGCCCGCGCGCGTCGCGCTAGCCTGGCTGCTCAAGCAAAAGCCGTGGATCGTGCCGATCCCGGGTACCAAAAAGCGCGAACGGCTGCAGGAGAATATAGGCGCAGCCCAGTTGAACCTGTCCGCAGCGGAGTGGGCGCGGTTGGATGCGGCGCTGAGCCGGATCAGGATCGTCGGGGCGCGGTACCCCGAGGATCAGGAAAAGCTGACGGGTAAATAGGCGTATTTTAGAGCCCGGCGTGCAGATATGCGCCGGGCTCGTTTTATTGTACAGGGCAACGGAGAAGCCGCGTATAAGTTTGGACACGCTGGCAAATATGACCTTTTGTGCTATTTTTCGCTGCAGCGTTCGCTTTTATAATATTTCCAGTGGAAGGACTTTTTTAATAGTGGTATGATGAAGGAGAACGCGTTGCAGATGAGCAGATAAGCGATGAGAAACAGCCATTGGGATGGAGAGTGAACATGCGCGAAGAAGGCAAATTCAAATTGGTGTCGCCCTACAGCCCGCAGGGCGATCAGCCCCAGGCGATCGATAAGCTGGTTGAGGGATTGAACCAAGGGTATCAGGATCAGGTGCTGCTGGGCGTAACGGGCTCGGGCAAGACCTTTACCATGGCCAACGTCATCGAGCGGGTGCAGCGGCCTACGCTGGTCATTGCCCATAATAAAACGCTGGCGGCCCAGCTGTGCAGCGAATTCAAAGAGTTTTTTCCGGACAGCGCGGTGGAATACTTCGTTAGTTATTACGATTATTATCAGCCGGAGGCCTATATCCCCTCGTCTGATACCTATATCGAAAAGGATTCCTCCATCAACGATGAGATCGATAAGATGCGCCACAGCGCCACTTCCGCCCTCCAGGAGCGGCGGGATGTGATTATCGTGGCCTCAGTCAGCTGCATTTACGCCCTGGGCGATCCGGAGGAATACCTTCGCCAGAGTATTTCCCTGCGCCCGGGGATGGTCAAATCCCGGGAAGAGGTGCTCAAGCGCCTGGTGGAGATTCAGTATGAGCGCAACGATGTGGACTTTGTGCGCGGCACTTTCCGCGTCCACGGCGACGTGGTGGAGATCTTTCCCGCCAACGCCTCTGAGCAGGCGATCCGCGTAGAGTTTTTTGGCGATGAGATCGAGCGCATTACCGAAATCAGCGTGGTGACCGGCGAGGTGCTGGCCCAGCGGGCGCATATCGCCATCTTCCCGGCCACCCACTATGTAGTGGCGGAGGAGGCCACCGAGCAGGGCCTTTTGGATATCGAGCGGGACCTGCAGGAGCGCTTGAAGCTGCTGCGGGAGCAGGACAGGTTGCTGGAAGCCCAGCGGTTGGAACAGCGCACGAACTACGATTTGGAGATGATCCGCGAGATTGGCTATTGCTCGGGCATCGAAAACTATACGCGCTATTTTGACGGCCGCCAGCCGGGAGAGCCGCCCTTTACGCTGCTGGATTATTTCCCCAAAGATTATTTGCTGATGATCGACGAAAGCCACGTGACCATCCCGCAGATCCGCGCCATGTACGCAGGGGATCGTTCGCGCAAGACTTCGCTGGTGGATTATGGGTTCCGGCTGCCGGCTGCCTTTGATAACCGGCCCCTGAAATTTGAGGAATTTGAGCGGCGCATGGGGCAGACTATCTTTGTCAGCGCTACGCCCGGCCCCTATGAACTTAGCCGTGAAAAGCAGATCGTGGAACAGATCATCCGCCCCACGGGCCTGCTCGACCCGGAGATCATCATCCGCCCCGTGTCCGGCCAGGTGGACGATCTGTTGGGCGAAATACGCGAGGTGACAAAGCAGGGCTTCAGGATTTTGGTTACCACGCTGACCAAGAAGATGGCCGAACGGCTGACCGATTATTTAGTGGAGATGCAGGTCAAGGTGCGCTATCTCCACAGCGATATCGAGACCATTGAGCGCATGGAGATCATCCGCGACCTGCGCGCGGGCGAGTTTGACGTGCTGGTGGGCATCAACCTGCTGCGGGAGGGACTGGACCTGCCGGAGGTGGCGCTGGTGGCCATTTTGGATGCGGATAAGGAGGGCTTCTTGCGTTCTGAAACTTCGCTGGTGCAAACGGTAGGGCGCGCGGCGCGCAACGTGGAGGGCCGGGTGATCATGTACGCCGATCAGATCACCGATTCCATGCGCCGGGCCATCGACGAGACCAACCGCCGCCGCAAGATACAGATGGATTTTAACGAGAAGCACGGAATCCAGCCCCAGACCATCCAAAAAGCGGTGCACGACGTTTTGGAGATCACAAAGCCCCTGGAGGAGAAGCAGGAGATGACCCTGCTGCAGATGGAGGCCGCCTTTGCCCAGTTGGAAGAGCAGATGCTGCAGGCCGCCGCTGCGCTGGACTTTGAGCAGGCGGCCAAACTGCGCGACCAGTTGTTTAAGCTGCGCGAAAAGCGAGATGGGAAGGTGGCTGATGTACCCAAGGGTACCCGGCGCATGACGGCTAAAAATCCCCGGCGCCGGCGGAGAAGTTGAGCCGCACTTTTGGCAGAGGGATGGATTTAGCGGCCGTATCGTGCTAAAATAGGGATAGACGGGCTAAAGCCCGCAACAATAAAAAGGGGGATAATAAAGTGGCAAAGATCACGGCTATCGGTCACCTGGGGTTCAATGTAAAGGACATGGATGCGACGGTCAAGTTCTACACCAAGGCGCTGGGCTTTACCTATGGTTTTACGATCGAGAAGGACGGCAAGCCCTGGATCGAGTATTACAAGGCCTGCGATAACCAGTTTTTTGAGTTTTTCTACGGCGGCAGCGGCGATGCGCCGGCAGCCGGCCAGTCCTATGCTCATGTTTGCCTGGAAGTCGATAACATGGAAGAGTACGTTAAGCAGATCGAAGCAGCCGGATATGCGCTGGACATCCAGCCCAAGATGGGCGGGGACGGCAATATCCAGGCTTGGGTCGTGGATCCTGACGGCAACCGCATCGAGCTGATGCAGATGTCGCCCACCTCCAAGCAGCGCACCTGCTAGGGGAAAGGCAAGCGGTAATAAGGATGGCAGACCCCATCGTGTAGCGGGCCTGCCATCTTTTTCATCAAAACGGAAGTTCAAAGGAGAATCGGATTTGCGCAATTCAATTTACATCAAAGGCGCGCGGGAGCATAACCTTCAGAATGTGGATCTGGAGATCCCGCGGGAGAAACTGGTGGTTTTTACGGGCCTAAGCGGCTCGGGGAAGAGCAGCCTGGCGTTTGACACGCTGTATGCGGAAGGGCAGCGGCGGTATGTGGAGTCGCTCTCCTCTTATGCGCGCCAGTTTCTGGGGCAGATGGAAAAACCGGACGTGGACTATATCGATGGGTTAAGCCCGGCGATCTCCATCGACCAGAAAACCACCAGCCGCAACCCGCGCTCTACCGTGGGTACGGTAACGGAAATACACGATTATTTCCGTCTGCTGTATGCGCGCATCGGCATCCCGCACTGTCCCAAGTGCGGCCGGGAGATCCACCAGCAGACGGTGGATCAGATGGTAGACCAGATTCAGGCCATGCCGGAGGGGACGCGCCTGCAGCTGCTGGCTCCTGTGATCCGCGGGAAAAAGGGCGAGCACGTCAAGGTACTGGAGGATATCCGCAAAAACGGTTATGTGCGCGTGCGGGTCGATGGCGAGCTGCGGGAAGCCAGCGAGGAGATAGCGCTGGACAAAAAGCGCAAGCATACCATCGAGGTCGTGGTGGACAGGCTGATCGTGCGCCCGAATATGCAGCAGCGTCTGACCGATTCTCTGGAAAATGCCATGGCGCTATCGGGCGGCACGGTACTGGCAGACCTGATGAACGGTGAGGAGCTGCTTTTCAGCGCCAACTACGCTTGCCCGGATTGCGGTATCAGTATCGAGGCGCTGGAGCCGCGCATGTTCTCCTTTAACAGCCCTTACGGCGCCTGCCCGACCTGTACGGGCCTGGGCACGCTGATGAAGATCGACCCGGACATCGTCATCCCTGACCGAAAAAAAAGCCTGGCCCAAGGGGCGGTGCAGGCCTCTGGCTGGGTCGGCGGGCTGGACGATGGGATCTCCGGCATGTACTTTAAAGGGTTGGCCGAGCATTATCACTTTGACTTGGATACGCCCATAAAAGACTTGCCAGAGGAAGCAGTAAACGCGATCTTGTACGGCACGGGGGATGAAAAGATCGAAGTAAGCTATGACCGGGGCTACGGCACGGGCACTTTTTCCACCACCTTTGAGGGGGTGATCGGCAATCTGGAGCGGCGCTACCGCGAGACACAGTCCGATGCGGCCAAGGCCGAGCTGGAGGAATACATGGCGACCATTCCCTGTCCGGATTGCCACGGCCAGCGTTATAAGTCGGAGGTGCTGGCCGTGACGGTGGGGGGCAAAAACATCGCCCAGCTCTCGGAAATGTCCGTGACCAATGCGCGCCGGTTTTTTGCTGGATTGGAACTGAGCCGCACCCATCAGATGATCGCCGAGCGTATCTTAAAGGAGATCGACGCGCGGCTGGGCTTTTTGGACGATGTAGGGCTCAATTACCTGACACTCTCCCGCGGGGCGGCGACGCTTTCGGGCGGAGAGGCCCAGCGCATCCGTCTGGCCACCCAGATCGGTTCCTCGCTGATGGGAGTGCTCTACATTTTGGATGAACCCAGCATTGGCCTGCACCAGCGAGACAACGCCAAACTGCTCAAGACGCTAAAGCATCTGCGGGACATTGGCAATACCTTGGTGGTGGTGGAGCACGATGAGGAAACCATGCTGGAGGCCGACTATATCGTAGATGTGGGCCCTGGCGCCGGCGCACACGGCGGTAAAATCGTGGCGGCGGGCACCTTGGAGGAGATCAAAAATACGCCCGAGTCCCTGACGGGGGACTTCTTGGCGGGCCGGCGGCAGATCGCCATCCCGCTTCAGCGCCGCAAGCCTGGCAAGAACTGGCTCAAGGTGGTGGGCGCCAACGCCAATAACCTGAAGAACGTGGACGTCGCGTTCCCCATCGGCCTTTTTACCTGTGTGACGGGGGTATCGGGTTCGGGCAAGAGCAGCCTGGTCAACGAAATATTGAACAAAGCCCTGTCGCGGGACCTGAACCGGGCGCATACCCGCCCGGGCAAGCACGACCATATCGAAGGGCTGGAGCATTTGGACAAGATCATCGATATCGACCAGTCGCCCATCGGGCGCACGCCCCGCTCTAACCCGGCTACCTACACCGGGGTGTTCGATATGATCCGGGATGTCTACGCCCGCACGCCGGATGCGAAAATGCGCGGGTACAAAAACGGCCGCTTCAGTTTCAACGTTAAAGGCGGCCGGTGCGAGGCCTGCAAGGGCGATGGTATCATCAAGATCGAGATGCACTTTTTGCCGGATATTTATGTGCCCTGCGAGGTATGCGGCGGCCAGCGCTATAACCGGGAGACGCTGGAGGTGCGCTATAAGGGCAAAAATATCTACGATGTGTTGGAGATGACGGTGGAGGAGGCGTTGGCGTTTTTCTCCAGCCACCAGCGCATTCGGCGCAAGCTGCAAACGCTGATGGACGTGGGCCTGGGCTATGTCAAGCTGGGGCAGCCCTCTACGCAGCTTTCCGGCGGCGAGGCCCAGCGCATCAAACTGGCTACCGAGCTTAGCCGCCAGTCCACCGGGCGCACGGTCTATATTCTGGACGAGCCCACTACCGGGCTGCACATGGCCGATGTGGAACGGCTGGTGGACGTACTGCAGCGCCTTTGCGAGGGCGGCAATACCGTTATCGTCATCGAGCATAATCTGGATGTGATCAAGGTAGCCGACCATATTATCGATTTGGGCCCGGAGGGCGGCGATAAAGGCGGTAACATCGTGGCCACCGGTACGCCGGAGGAGGTCGCCAAAGTCAAGGGCAGCTATACCGGGCAGTACCTTAAGCGGGTGCTGAAATAGCTTGTAGACCTGAATAAGATACAGATAACTTATTTTGCCCGCGGATTGGCTCCTTCAAGTTTAGCGCCGCTAAGGGCAAGCCGATATAAAAAGCCGTATGGAGAAATCCATACGGCTTTTATTGTTGAGATTGTTTTAATCCAGCACTTCCAGGCCGCAGGCCTTTGCAAAGCGCAGCTGGGCGGCGCGCCCTTCGGGCGTATCCTTAAACACGCCCGCGTCTGCCAGAATTTCCTGGCCGATTTGGCCCACTTCTTTGTGGATGACCTCCTGCGCCTGCTCGGGGCTGAGGTTTTGCCCATAACGGGCGATCAGCTCATGCAGCCAATCCAAATGCAGGTGAAGGGGATGCCCTTCCTGCGCTGCCTCCGGCGCGATAGCGGCGCCGCACAGCACCTCCTGCACGGCGGCCAGCTCTTTTTGCAGCCGGCCCGGGAGGATAAACAGCCCCATCACCTCGATCAGGCCGATGTTCTCCCGTTTAATATGGTGCAGTTTTTCATGGGGGTGGAAGTTGCCCAGCGGGTGCTCAGGGCTGGTCAAGTTGTTGCGGAACACGATATCCAACTGCCAGTTTTCGCCCTTTTTGCGCGCGATGGGCGTAATGGCATTGTGCGGCGTTCCCTCAGTCTGCGCCAAAACGCCAATGCTTTCATCCGTATAACCCTCCCAGGCTTGGGCGATCCGCTCCGCGATGGCGGTCACCTGGTCGCGGCCGGGGCCGGTCAGGCGTACGGCGGCCATGGGCCAGCGGATAAACTCAATGCGTACGCCGGGGTATTGCGCGTCCCGCAGGCGCGCCCAGGCAGGGGCGTTCTCCATGGGGAAGGTGTGCCTTCCGCCCTGGAAGTGATCGTGATCTAAGATAGACCCGCCCACGATGGGCAGCCCGGCATTGGAACCGATAAAGTAGTGCGGGAACTGGCCCACGAAATCAAACAGCCGGCGAAAAGTGGCGGCGCATACGTTCATGGGCCGGTGCTCATCACAAACCACGATGCAGTGCTCGTTATAATACACATAAGGCGAATACTGGAAAAACCAGTTCTCTCCGTTCAACTTCAGGGGGATGGTGCGCAGCGTCTGGCGGGCCGGATGGTTCAAGCGCCCGGCGTACCCTACGTTTTCCTTGCAGAGCATGCATTTAGGATAACTGGTGGAAACCAGATCCTTTAACTTGGCAACCTCCCTGGGATCCTTTTCAGGCTTGGAAAGGTTGATGGTGATCTGCAACTCGCCATAGTCGCTGGGGCTGGTCCAGGCGATGCTGCGCGCGACTTCCGCCGTGCGGATGTAGTAGATCTTACGGCAGAAATCATAAAACCAGTCCGTCGCCGCACGGCTGTTGCGGGATTGCCACAGCTCATAAAACCGGGCGGTCACCTCGCTGGGCCGCGGGCAGAATACGCCCATGATACGGGTATCCAGCAAAGTACGCTCGGTGTAGGTATCCCCGCATACGCCCCGCGCCGCCGCATCGTCCACGATACGGCCCAACAGGGTAGAAACATCTTCGCCATCCAGAGGGCCCTGCGCGGCCTCCCCTGGCTGGGGCAGCTGAAGGATATCCAGCAGCTGGTTTTGCGCGCAGATTCGGTCCTGCTCATCCAAAAGGCCGCATTGGATCGCATAATGCAGCAACTTTTCCACATCCGGCCAAACTTCGTATGCCATTTTAAATTTACGCCTCGCTTTTCATCTTGTTAAAAGGGGCCAAGTAACCCTTTCATATTATACCCGCTGGCGCACCTGTACACAAGAGCGGGATTGTCTTGACAAAGCCGCGCTCTACTGGGAAAATGTAACGTGTAATAGAGCGGGATGGGCGATCCTAATTATAGAGTAAGGGGCGAGCGGACGATGGAATATCGGAAGTGGATGGAATACCTTAGTACCAGCGCGGGGCAGGATTTATTGGCGCAGCTCTATGGCTCTGGGCATGCAGCGGGCGCGCTGGAGCGTTATGGACAGTTGATGCAGCGGCATGTGCAGCGCACCGGGGCGCCGGAGATACGGTTGTTTAGCGCCAGCGGGCGCACTGAGGTATCCGGCAACCATACCGACCATAACCATGGCCTGGTGCTTGCGGCAGGGGTAACGGTGGATACTCTGGCCGTGGTTTCCCCGCGCGCGGACCGCAAAATCAATGTAGTGTCCGAAGGCTTTCCCGAGGCGTTTGAAATCAGCCTGGACGCGCTGGAGATCGATGAAAAGGCCTTCGGCACCACGCAGGCGATCCTACGGGGCATTGCGCGCAACCTGTGCGACCGGGGTTTTACCCTTGGCGGGTTTGACGCGACGGTGGCCAGCTCTGTACCGGTCGGCTCGGGGCTTAGCTCCTCGGCTGCCTTTGAAGTATTGATCGTAGAAATCATGAATCAGCTCTTTTGCAGCGGGAAGATCGACGGGATCGCCCGCGCGCAGATCGGCCAGTATGCCGAGAACGTATACTTCGGCAAGCCCAGCGGTCTGATGGACCAGATGGCCTGTTCGTTGGCATCCATGAGCCTGATCGACTTTGAAGATCCTCAAAAGCCGAAAGTGGAGCGTATTGCCTATGATCTTGAAAAAGCCGGGTATGCATTGGTAGTGGTAGCCACGGGCGGCGACCATGCGGATCTGACCGACGCGTACGCGGCGATCCCCCAGGATATGAAAGCCGCGGCCAACTTCATGGGGAAAGACTTTTTACGGCAGGTGGCGGTGGAGGACTTTATGGCTGCCATCCCGCAAATGCGTGAGAAGATCGGCGAGCGGCCCATCCTGCGCGCGCTGCATTTCTTTGATGAAAACGCCCGTGTGCTCCGGCAGGCCCAGGCGCTGAGGGAGGGCGATGTGCAGACCTTTTTGTCTTTGGTGATCGCCTCGGGCCAGAGCAGCTGGCGGCTGCTGCAAAATTGCGTGGTGCCGGGGCGGTTGGAGCAGGGGCTACCCCTGGCGCTGGCGTTGAGCGAGCGGTACCTGCGCCCGGTGGGCGGCGCATGGCGGGTACACGGCGGCGGCTTTGCCGGCACCATACAGGCTTTTGTGCCGCTGGATGAGGTAGAGGGTTATATTGCCGCCATGAGCGAGGTATTTGGCCCCCACAGTTGCACGCGGCTGGGGGTACGCAACCTGGGCGCTATGGAATTAAAGGCGGAGGCATAAGATGTTCTTCATTACAAATGCAAGGGTCATGACCATGGCGGGCAAGACCTATGAAACGGGCTGGGTCGCCATAGAGGATGGCAAGATCGCGGCGGTGGGAGAAGGGAACCCCAAAGTGTCGGCCGGAGACGAGCGGCTGGACGCGGGCGGCGCTTACCTTTTGCCCGGCTTTGTAGATCCGCATTGCCATATCGGCCTGTTCGAGGACGACCTGGGCCGTGAAGGGGAGGACGGGAACGAGGATATCGACCCAGTCACGCCGCATCTGCGCGCAATTGACGGTATTAATCCGGATGACCCCAGCTTTTGCGATGCGCTGGACGCGGGCATCACCACGGTGGTCACCGGCCCGGGCAGCGCCAATGTGATCGGCGGCCAGTTCGCCGCGCTCAAAACCTATGGGCGGTATGTGGACGAGATGGTGCTCAAAGCGCCGCAATCGCTCAAAGTGGCCTTTGGCGAGAACCCCAAGCGCACCTACCAGGATCAGGAAAAAAGCCCGGTGACCCGCATGGCCACCGCCGCACTGCTGCGGGAGAATTTAGTCGCGGCGCAGGAATATGCGCAAAAGCTCGAGGAGGGGGAGGAAGACCCCGATAAGCGCCCGGAGCGCGACCTGAAGCTGGAGATCATCTGTCATGCACTGCGGGGGGAGCTGCCCGTTAAAGCCCATGCGCACCGGCGGGACGATATTTTTACCGCGCTGCGCATTGCCCGGGAATTTGGGCTGGAGATGACGGTGGAGCACGCTACAGAGGGGCATTTGGCGGCAGACGTGCTTAAAGAGGTGGGCGCGCGGGTGATCCTGGGCCCCTATCTTTGCGGAAAGGGTAAAGTTGAGCTGCAAAACATGTCGCTGGAGGCGCCGGCGCGCTTGGCAAAGGCCGGTGTGCCTTTTGCGCTGATGAGCGACCATCCCGAGACGCCAGTGCAGTTTTTGCCCGTGCAGGCGGCGCTTTGCGTGCGCGCGGGGTTGCCCGAAGATCAGGCCCTGCGTGCGATCACCATCGATGCGGCGCGGCTGTGCGGCATCGATGACCGGGTCGGCTCCATCGAGCCGGGCAAGGATGCGGATCTTGCGCTGTTCAGCGCACATCCCCTCTCGCTGCAGGCTAAAGTGCTGGCTGTATTTGTAGACGGGCGCAAAGTACGCTGAGTATAGGGGTTGCATTTTGTAAATTATGGCGTATAATAATCTTTGAATTAAATACCGGTATATCTTCAGGGCAGGGTGTTATTCCCGACCGGCGGTAAAGCCCGAGAGCCTTTGGCGCATCCGCGCCAGGGGTTGACCAGGTTTATTTCCTGGGCCGACAGTGACAGTCTGGATAAAAAGAAGATAACCTGATGGAAAATTGGCGTTGCTTTTGCAGGGCTTCTTTCTTCGGGTTCTTGGAGACATTCCGGGAACCCGTTTTTTATAAAGAAGGAGGCAATGACAATGAAGAACGACAAGGTAAAATGGTTGACAAAGGTCGGTATGCTATCGGCCATCGCGTGGGTGCTGATGCTGTTGGAATTCCCGGTGGCATTTTTCTTTCCGCCCTGGCTGCAGATGGATCTATCCGACCTTCCGGCGCTGCTGGCCGGCTTTTCACTGGGGCCGGTGGCGGGCGTGTGTGTTGAACTGGTCAAAAACCTTTTGCACATGCTGACTAAGGGACTCTCCTTTGGCGGCGCGGGGCAGCTGGCCAACTTCCTGGTGGGCATCGCCTTTGTTTGGCCCGCCGCTATGATCTATAAAAAGCATAAGACCTTAAAGCGCGCCATCATCGGCATGGCGGCAGGCGCGCTATGCATGGGTGTGGTAGGCATGCTGGCCAATTACTATATTTTGATCCCCGTTGCCTTCCCGGGCGATGCGCTCAGCGGGATGAGCACCGCCGCCGTTCCCATCGCGGGCGCGCTGGGCGCGGGGCAGATGGGCTTTTTAGGGGCCTATGTGATCTTCGGCGTGCTGCCGTTTAACCTGATCAAGGCCGTATTGGTATCGCTGCTTACCGGCGTACTGTATAAGCGGCTGAGCGGTATTTTGCACCGCTGATCAAGTTTGGATTTGGAAAGGATTGGATCGTTTCATTCATGCGCAAGGAAGAGTTTATATCCCATAATCAGGCGCAGACCGAGGATATCGGCGCACGCCTGGCACAGGCGCTTACTGGGGGAGAGGTGTTGGCCCTTTACGGCGGCCTGGGCGCGGGGAAAACGGCATTTACCCGCGGCCTGGCGCGAGGGCTGGGCATCGCCCGCCCGGTCACCAGCCCCACTTTTACCTTGCTGCACCAGTATAAGGGGCACTTGGCGCTCAACCACTTTGACGTATACCGCCTCTCCTCAGTCGAAGAGGCGGAGGATATCGGCATCGACGAGATCATGCAGGCGGACGGCGTTACGGTGATCGAGTGGCCGGAGCGGGTGGAAGAACTGCTGGATGATAAGACCATCGTGGTTAAAATTGAGGGTTCCGGAGACGAGCCGCGTGTGCTCACGGTTCTTTGGCCCTAAAGGAAAGGCGGAACGAAGCGTGCGGATATTGGCAATGGATACCTCGGCCAGGGTTTGCTCCGTAGCTGTGCTGGAAGATGGCGTCCTGCGCAGCGAGCAATCCACCAACCGGAACCTGACGCATTCGGAAATGCTGATGCCCATGGTGGAGGCCGCGCTGGATGCATCCGGCCTGACGATAAAGGATATGGACCTTTTTGCCGTGGCAAAAGGGCCGGGGTCGTTTACCGGGCTGCGCATAGGGGTCTCGACAGTGAAGGCCCTGGGCCATGCCTGCGGCAAACCCGTTTGCGGAGTGATGACGCTGGATGCCCTGGCCATGAACGCGGCGCATCATGTGGGCGATGTGGTGGCGCTGATGGATGCGCGGCGGGGACAGGTCTATGCGGCGCGCTACCGGGGCGATGGCCGGCATATCCAGCGCGTGGGCGAACCGGAGGCCATATCTTTGCAGGCGTATTTGACGCGGGAGACCTTTTCGCAGGACGTACTATTGCTGGGGGATGGCGTAGCGCCGAATGAAGCGGCGATCAAGGAACTGCTGGGTCAGCGGGCGATTCTGGCGCTGCCGCATATCCGGCTGCAGCGCGCGGCCAGCATCGCCGTGCTTGCCGAAAAGATGGCCGATAGCGGCGAGAGCATGGATCAGGATGCGCTGCAGCCCCTTTATCTGCGCCTTTCACAGGCGGAAAGGGAGCGCGCGCGCAGGCTGCGCGAGGGGGCAAAAGCGTGATGGTCCATATCAGGCCCTGGGCCGGGGAAGATGTGGCGGCGCTGCATGCCTTAGAGGAAGCGGCCTTTGAGGCGCCATGGAGCCTTAACATGTTTCAGGAGGAGTGGGAAAACGAGCGCGCGCATTACTGGGTCGCGGAGGATGAGGCCCACAGGCCCCTGGGCTATGCGGGCTGTTGGCTGATCCTGGACGAAGTGCATGTGACCAATGTGGCGGTGCATCCCCGTGCGCGGCGACGGGGAATCGGCAAAGCGCTGATGGAACAGATCATGTCCTTTGCCCGGGAGCGGGCGGCGCGCGTGGTTTTTCTTGAGGTGCGTCAGTCCAACATGCCGGCCAGAAACCTTTACCGGCAGATGAAATTCAGGGATGTCGGCAAGCGCCCGCACTATTATGAAAACGGCGAGGATGCGGTGCTGATGACGCTTTGGCTGAACGATACCGCGCTGTGATCGCGAATATAAAAGCCCGCGGCAGGGAACAAAACCTGCGCGCCGGGCTTTTCTTTTTTGCCTAAACAAGGTAAAATAGTTGAATAGCAGCCGCCTGTATTTCGTCTTGTTTACGACGACGCGGTGA
Protein-coding regions in this window:
- a CDS encoding aldo/keto reductase, giving the protein MQKRTLGKNKLEVSAIGFGCMGLTQSYPPFPERSESIRLLRQAVEMGVTFFDTAEVYGPFTNEELVGEALEPLRNEVVLATKFGFDLHGGARGASGKPTGLDSRPQTIRLAVEGSLKRLRTDHIDLLYQHRVDPEVPIEMVADTVGQLIKEGKVRGWGLSEAGASTIRRAHAVCPLTAVQSEYSMWYREPEKEILPLLEALEIGFVPFSPLGKGFLTGRFDQNAKFEANDFRNSIPRFAEENLAANLALMEEITALAAERETTPARVALAWLLKQKPWIVPIPGTKKRERLQENIGAAQLNLSAAEWARLDAALSRIRIVGARYPEDQEKLTGK
- a CDS encoding VOC family protein, translated to MAKITAIGHLGFNVKDMDATVKFYTKALGFTYGFTIEKDGKPWIEYYKACDNQFFEFFYGGSGDAPAAGQSYAHVCLEVDNMEEYVKQIEAAGYALDIQPKMGGDGNIQAWVVDPDGNRIELMQMSPTSKQRTC
- the uvrA gene encoding excinuclease ABC subunit UvrA yields the protein MRNSIYIKGAREHNLQNVDLEIPREKLVVFTGLSGSGKSSLAFDTLYAEGQRRYVESLSSYARQFLGQMEKPDVDYIDGLSPAISIDQKTTSRNPRSTVGTVTEIHDYFRLLYARIGIPHCPKCGREIHQQTVDQMVDQIQAMPEGTRLQLLAPVIRGKKGEHVKVLEDIRKNGYVRVRVDGELREASEEIALDKKRKHTIEVVVDRLIVRPNMQQRLTDSLENAMALSGGTVLADLMNGEELLFSANYACPDCGISIEALEPRMFSFNSPYGACPTCTGLGTLMKIDPDIVIPDRKKSLAQGAVQASGWVGGLDDGISGMYFKGLAEHYHFDLDTPIKDLPEEAVNAILYGTGDEKIEVSYDRGYGTGTFSTTFEGVIGNLERRYRETQSDAAKAELEEYMATIPCPDCHGQRYKSEVLAVTVGGKNIAQLSEMSVTNARRFFAGLELSRTHQMIAERILKEIDARLGFLDDVGLNYLTLSRGAATLSGGEAQRIRLATQIGSSLMGVLYILDEPSIGLHQRDNAKLLKTLKHLRDIGNTLVVVEHDEETMLEADYIVDVGPGAGAHGGKIVAAGTLEEIKNTPESLTGDFLAGRRQIAIPLQRRKPGKNWLKVVGANANNLKNVDVAFPIGLFTCVTGVSGSGKSSLVNEILNKALSRDLNRAHTRPGKHDHIEGLEHLDKIIDIDQSPIGRTPRSNPATYTGVFDMIRDVYARTPDAKMRGYKNGRFSFNVKGGRCEACKGDGIIKIEMHFLPDIYVPCEVCGGQRYNRETLEVRYKGKNIYDVLEMTVEEALAFFSSHQRIRRKLQTLMDVGLGYVKLGQPSTQLSGGEAQRIKLATELSRQSTGRTVYILDEPTTGLHMADVERLVDVLQRLCEGGNTVIVIEHNLDVIKVADHIIDLGPEGGDKGGNIVATGTPEEVAKVKGSYTGQYLKRVLK
- the uvrB gene encoding excinuclease ABC subunit UvrB, whose translation is MREEGKFKLVSPYSPQGDQPQAIDKLVEGLNQGYQDQVLLGVTGSGKTFTMANVIERVQRPTLVIAHNKTLAAQLCSEFKEFFPDSAVEYFVSYYDYYQPEAYIPSSDTYIEKDSSINDEIDKMRHSATSALQERRDVIIVASVSCIYALGDPEEYLRQSISLRPGMVKSREEVLKRLVEIQYERNDVDFVRGTFRVHGDVVEIFPANASEQAIRVEFFGDEIERITEISVVTGEVLAQRAHIAIFPATHYVVAEEATEQGLLDIERDLQERLKLLREQDRLLEAQRLEQRTNYDLEMIREIGYCSGIENYTRYFDGRQPGEPPFTLLDYFPKDYLLMIDESHVTIPQIRAMYAGDRSRKTSLVDYGFRLPAAFDNRPLKFEEFERRMGQTIFVSATPGPYELSREKQIVEQIIRPTGLLDPEIIIRPVSGQVDDLLGEIREVTKQGFRILVTTLTKKMAERLTDYLVEMQVKVRYLHSDIETIERMEIIRDLRAGEFDVLVGINLLREGLDLPEVALVAILDADKEGFLRSETSLVQTVGRAARNVEGRVIMYADQITDSMRRAIDETNRRRKIQMDFNEKHGIQPQTIQKAVHDVLEITKPLEEKQEMTLLQMEAAFAQLEEQMLQAAAALDFEQAAKLRDQLFKLREKRDGKVADVPKGTRRMTAKNPRRRRRS